The sequence GAGCTGCGCGACCTCGGCCGCGGCCAGCGTGTGAGCCGGGCGCCCGGGACGGATGCGGGCGTCGAACAGCGCCTCGTCGGCGTACATGTTCCCCATCCCGGCCAGGAACCCCTGGTCCAGCAGGACGGCCTTCACCGGTCCGCGCCGCCGCGGGAGCGTGTCCTCGTACCAGCCGCGCGGGGCCTCGAGAGCGTCCGGACCCAGCCCCCAACTCAGGTCGTTCACGTCGGCCCGTCCGATCATCCGGATGGACCCCAGCCTCCGCTGGTTGCGGTACCTGAACGAGGTGCCGTCCTCGAGGTCGAGGACGAGGCGGTCCCACCGGTGGACCGGCTCCCGATCCGGGACGGCCACCGGGAGCCCCGTCATCCCGAAGTGGAGGACGAGCACGGGTGAGGCGGGTTCGGGGGGGTCCGTGAACACGAACAGGACCTTGCCCTTGCGGACCGCAGCCGTGACGACGCGTCCGGACATCCGGCTCCCGAACGTGCGGGGAGAGACGTCCTTCAGCATCCAGTCGTCGAGGGCTCGTCCCCTCACGACCGTGCGCCCCACCAGGTGCTCTTCCGTGTAGCGACGGAAGCCTTCCACCTCGGGAAGCTCTGGCATACTCCTTCTCTCCCATGCACGCGACCGAGGTCCTGTACGAACTCTTCCTCATCTTCCTGCTCGCCCGCATCGCCGGTGAGCTGATGACCCGCATCCACCAACCGCCCGTGATCGGCGAGCTCTTGGTGGGTGCGCTTATCGGGCCCAAGGCCCTCGGGCTCATCCACGGAGAGAGCGAGGCGCTCGCCGCCATCGCCGAGCTGGGCGTCGTCTTCCTGCTGTTCGAGGTCGGGCTCGAGAATCGGTTCTCCGACCTGAGACGCGTCGGGACCACCGCGGCGGCCGTCGCGCTCAGCGGGGTGATCACGCCCATGCTCCTGGGCTTCCTGCTGATGAACTCCGTCTTCGGGTCGGGGCGGTCCGTCTCGTTGTTCGTCGGCGCGGCGCTCGTCGCCACCAGCGTGGGGGTGACGGCCCGGGTGCTGGCGGACCTCGGGCTGATCCGGGAGATCGAGTCACGCGTGATCCTGGGGGCGGCGGTGATCGACGACGTCCTGGGGCTGCTGATCCTCGCCGTCGTGTCCGGGACCGCGCAGGGTGGACTCTCGGCGGTCAAGGTGGTCGTGCTCATCGCGGAGGCCGCCTTCTTCCTCGTCTTCCTGGCCACGGTCGGCACCCGGCTGATGCGGCGCCACGGGTCGCTGATCGACCGGGTCCGGCTCGCGGACGGACCGTTCGCGGTCGGCGTGATCATCTGTCTGGGCCTCGCCGCGCTCGCCGGGACCATCGGGCTCGCCGCCATCGTGGGCGCGTTCCTGGCCGGCATGGTCCTCGCCGAGACGCGCGAGCAGTTCGCCCTGGAGGAGCGGATCCGGCCGTTGACGAACTTCCTCGCCCCCTTCTTCTTCGTGCTGACGGGGACCGCCGTCGACGTGCGCTCCCTCGGGAACCCCCGGGTGATCGGGATCGGCGGGGCCGTCCTGGCGGTCGCGATCGCCGCCAAGCTGATCCCGTGCGGGCTCGCCGCCCTGAAGCTCGGCCGGCGCAGCGCCCTCATCGTCGGGACCGGGATGGTGCCCCGCGGGGAGGTCGGCATCATCGTGGCCGCGATCGGGCTGCGCGCGGGCGCGCTGCCGGACGACGTCTACTCGATCATCGTGGCCATGTCGATCCTCACCACGCTGATCGTCCCCCCGGCGCTGCGCGTGCTGTTCAAGGACCGCCTCGTCCCTCAGGCTCCGACCATCGGCGAGATCACCGACGAGCACGTGCCGGCGGGTCCGCCCCCCGAGGACCGGTGAAGGTCGGGGTCGCGCTCCCGCACTACGGCCGGGACGTCTCCCTCGCCCGGGTGACCGAGATAGCCGTGGAGTGCGAGCGACTCGGTTTCGATTCGGTCTGGATCTCCGACCACCTGGTGTTCGACCTCGCCAAGTACGGGGGCACGCCCGAGCCCATCGGCTCCCTCGAGGCCCTATCGACGCTCTCGGTCCTGGCGGAGGCGACCCACCGGGTCCGGCTGGGGACCCTCGTGCTCTGCAACGAGTTCCGCCACCCCGCCCTCGTGGCGAAGCAGGCCGCCGTGATCGACCGCGCCTCGGGGGGGCGGCTCGAGCTCGGGATCGGAGCCGGTTGGTACGAGCCCGAGTTCGCGATGTTCGGGTTCGCCCTCCCGCGTCCGGCCGTGAGGTTGGCCAGGCTCGAGGAGGCGATCCAGGTGATCCGCGGCCTGCTGTCCGGCAGACCCTTCACCTTCGAGGGCCGGCACTACCGGGTGACCGATGCCGTCGCGCTTCCCGCCCCCGAGGGACCGGTCCCGATCTGGGTGGGAGGCAAGGGAGACCGGACGATCGGCATCGCCGCCCGCCTGGCCGACGGCTGGAACGGTGCCTGGTTCCAGGAGGTGGACGCCTACATGGAGCGGGCGTCGAAGCTCGGCGATGCGGACGTCCTCCGATCGGTCGCGCAGTACGCGCGCGGGTCCGCGCAGGAGATGACGGACCGCCTGGCTCCCTTCGCGGAGCTGGGGGTCGACCACGCCATCGTCTCGTTCTCGAGCGTTCCGTTCGGGCTCGACGACCCCGACGACATCGCGCGCTTCGCGCAGGACGTCCTCCCGCACGTGCGCGGCTAGCGCTCCCAGGCGAGCGCGCCGTCCATCACGGTCGCCACCGGCCGCGCCGCGTCGTCGACCATGACGAGATCGGCCGCGGAGCCGGGTTGAGCCCGGCCCCGGGCAACGCCCAGCAGGCGCGACGGGACGAGGCTCGCCGCGGCGGCCGCCTGCTCCAGTGGCACCCAGGCCCGGACGGCGTTGGACACCCCTTCGCCCAGCGTGGACCGGCTCCCGGCGAGCGCGTCCGCGCGCAGGGTGCCGTCCGGACGGGTGGCCACCGCGTCGGACACCAGCGCCATCCGCTCCCATCCCTTCGCGCGGAACGCGAGACGGACCATCACGTCGTGCAGATGGACGCCGTCGCAGATGAGGCTCGCGGTCACGAGCGCGTCGTCGAGGACGGCTCCCACGATGCCGGGGTCGCGGTGGTGTGGGGGACGCATCGCGTTGAAGAGGTGGGTCGCCATGCGTGCCCCCGCCGCGATCGCTGCCGACGCCTGGGCGTGGTCGGCGTTGGTGTGTCCGAGCGACGCGACGGCGCCCGCCCGGAGGACCTCCCCGAGTAGGTCGGACGCGCCCGCGACCTCGGGAGCGAACGTCACGAGCCGGACCAGCCCCTCGTGGCGGGTCAGGCTCCGTTCCACGACCTCGGCCACGGGTTCGCAGACCCATCCCACGCGGTGTGCCCCGGCTCGGGCCGGTGAGATCCAGGGTCCCTCGAGGTGGGCGCCGAGGATCCGCGCTCCGCGGCCCCGGGCGGTGCGTGCCTCCGCCACCGCATCGAGCGCGGCGATCCTGTCCGGCTCGGGGCACGTCACGATGGTCGGGAGCCAGGCGGTGACCCCGGCGGCGAGCAGCGCTTCGGAGATGGCTCCCAGGGCCCGGGGGTCCGCGTCGGCGACCGAGTGGGAGCCCATCCCGTTCACCTGGAGGTCCACGTAGGCGGGGAGCACGGTCCCCTCGAGCCGAAGGTCGTGGCGCTCCCCCGGCTCGGGTTCGCGCACCTCTCGGATCAGGCCGTCCGAGGTCTCGACGACGGCAGGGGAGAGGATGGTGTCCGGGGTGAGCAGCCGCCCGCACCAGATCCGGGCCATGCGGTAGTCAGCGCGGGCTGATCTGCAGGCGTCGCCGCGGCCGGAACCGGGCGAGGTGGTCCGCGGCGCTGAGGAACTGCTGGCTGATCGGGTGGTCGGGCTGGGCCCAGACGAACGGGGTCCCCTCGTCGGACGCCTGACGCAGCGCGGGATCGAGGGGGACCGAGGCGAGGAGCGGCACCCCGAAGGTGTCGGCGAGCTCCTGGCCGCCGCCGTGCCCGAACACGTCGCCGGACATGTTCTCGACGACCCCGAGCACCTTCAGTCGGGCCTTCTCGGTGAACATGTTCCCCGCGCGCTCGGCCACCTTCTGCGCGACCGGCTGCGGGGTGGTGACGACGACCGCGCCCATCTCCGGGACGAACGTGACCAGCGAGATCGAGATGTCGCCCGTGCCCGGAGGCAGGTCGATCAGCAGGTACTCGATATCGCCCCAGTGGACGTCTCCGAGGAACTGCTCGATCGCCTTGTGCAGCATCGGGCCGCGCCACACGACCGACTCCTCCTCGCGCTCCAGGAAGAACCCGATCGAGATCACCTTCACGCCGTCACGCTCGAGAGGAGCGATCCTGTCCTCGAAGGGCTCCGGACGCTGGCCGCGCAACCCGAACATCCTCGGGATGGAGAAACCCCAGATGTCCGCGTCGAGCACCCCGACCTTGTGCCCGCGGGAGGCGAGGGCGGCGGCGAGGTTCGTGGTGGTGGTCGACTTGCCTACCCCGCCCTTGCCCGAGCAGATGCCGACGACCGCTACGCGGTCGAGCTGGTCGAAGCTCCGTTGGGGGGCGCCCGCCATGGGGCCGCCGGGGACTGCCATCGCCTGAGCCTATCGCGACGGCGGGCGGTGCGGGGGCTCTCGCCTCAGGGCTTCTCGCCGTTCGTCGCCGCCCTGTCCTCGTCCCGCCCCTTCTCGAACTCGTCGCGGGCCTCCCGCATCGAGCGGGCGAGCTTGGGCAGGCGGCCGGCGCCGAACAGGACGAGGATGATGACGAGGACGATGAGGAGCTCGGTCGGGCCGATGCGTCCCATCTCAGGACCTCCTATCGGGTGGCGGACGATCTAACGATACCCCCGGCGGCCTCCTAACCGAGGTAGAGCTCGGACGGGTCCCACCCTCTGACCAGCTCGAGCTCCGTGCGGGTGGGTTCGGCGAGCCGTTCCACCCGCCGCGCTGCGCGGAGTTCCCAACCACAGTTCGCGGTCGCCTCCCTGACCCCCTCCTTCACCGGCCCCCAGACGTGGGTGAGCACGAGCTCGCCGGAGGACGGGTCCTTCGTGAGGACGCCGTGCTGGGTGGCCACGCTGCCGACCCGGCTCCCGGGAGCGGTCACATAGGCGACGTCGCGGACGAACCGCTGCCTGCTCTGGGTGCAGACGACGACCACGTCGCGGCACAGCGAAGCGACGTCGTTCGAGCCCCCGGATCCGACGAGCAGCTTCCCGGAGGCCGTCCGCGACGAGTTCACGTGCCCGTGGCGGTCGACCTGTCCGGCGCCTATGATCCCCGCCGACGCGGTCCGGGCGAGCCCGAGCCCGAGGATGTCCATCACGCCGCCCAGCCCCGTGGCGGTGGCGGCCGCCCGGTTCGACACGAGCAGCGGGTCCCCCGGCGCCGGCACGTAGCCGTACATCCCGAGCTCGACCATGAGCTGGACCGGGATCCCGTCGGCGGCGAGCTTGGTCCGGGCGAGCCAGGCGGACAGGTTGGACAGACCGACCCCGGCCAGGACCGTCTCCAGGCCACGCTCCCGGACCCGCTCGCACAGCACCCGTGCCCCCGCTATCACCGCGCGCTCCGTGTCCCGGGCCTCGTCGGCCCGGAAGACCGACCCGGACGTCAGGATGTCGTCCCGCCAGGATCCGAGCTGAGCCCGGCCGCGGAGGCGGGCGAGGCGGTCCGTCCCGAGCGCGGACAGGTACGCGGCGTGTCCGTCGTCCACCCACGTGTGCTGCCACTCGTCGATCGCTTGTGGGTCGCGGCACGCCTTCCGGAATGCGGTGACGAACTCGACGTCCTCCGCGTACGGCTCCACCACGTCGGACACCCCGCCGGCGAACAGCGGACCCGGATGGGCGCCGAACGGTGCCTCGCAGACCGCCAGCACGATCTCGGCTGGGAGACGCATCTGCGACGAGTGCGCGGCCACGACCTCCGGGTCGACGATCCGCTCCACCGTCACGATCGCTCCCTGCGTGGCGGCCCACGCCCCCAGGCAGTGGTCGCCGAACGGGGCGCCGAGGAGGACGTTGCCGTACCGGTCCGCGGCCGGCGCGTGCACGAGAGCGACGTCTGGGACGAGAGCGCGGACGGCCGTGACGCCGTCCGACTCCGGTCCCGGACCCTCCCCCCGGTAGGCCACCGCGGCGCCGGCGGTCAGCACGTCCGGGTCGTGGACCAGCGACGAGCCGGCCAGCGAGTTCGTCGGCATCCACGGGAGCTGCAGCGCCCCGGCGAGCAGCCTCTGCGTGAACGAGAGGATCGACCAGGAGGAGAGTTCGAACCTGCCCTCGGCATACGCCTGCTGCAGCATCGGGTTCGGGCCCGGCGTCGGGAGGGTGTCGCCGTGGAAGGCGCAGATGGCCTTCGAGACCAGGCCCTCCGTGACGAGCAGGACGTACGGGCCGGCCAGCGACATGCACGACAGGGTCAGCCTCATGCGCCGGCCGCGGAAGGCCCGCAGCACCTCGTACACGGACGCCTGCGGACGGTTCAGCCCCGAGGTGAGGTGGACGTGGGAGCCGGGCTTGACGTGCCGGCGGATCGCGCCGGACAGCGTCGTCGCCTTCACGGGCCCCCGAGCGATGTGGGTGGCGCGGTCGGAGAGACGCGCGAGCCTCTCCATGGGGTCCGTCGGCATGTGGGCAACTGTACGGGGATGCGCGTGACGAGCGCATGGCCGCCCCGCGCCGGGGGACGCCGGCCCGGTCGCCCGCGATAGGCTGACGACGCGCCCGGCTCGACATGAGGCGTCGGAGGACCGGGTCCTTCACGGGTCCCGGCGGGATCGACGGAGGACCA comes from Actinomycetota bacterium and encodes:
- a CDS encoding DNA-formamidopyrimidine glycosylase family protein, coding for MPELPEVEGFRRYTEEHLVGRTVVRGRALDDWMLKDVSPRTFGSRMSGRVVTAAVRKGKVLFVFTDPPEPASPVLVLHFGMTGLPVAVPDREPVHRWDRLVLDLEDGTSFRYRNQRRLGSIRMIGRADVNDLSWGLGPDALEAPRGWYEDTLPRRRGPVKAVLLDQGFLAGMGNMYADEALFDARIRPGRPAHTLAAAEVAQLHRSVRKVLRRAMKDPDMASTPNLPLMKVRSEASRLRRGDGAVAVGCPR
- a CDS encoding cation:proton antiporter gives rise to the protein MHATEVLYELFLIFLLARIAGELMTRIHQPPVIGELLVGALIGPKALGLIHGESEALAAIAELGVVFLLFEVGLENRFSDLRRVGTTAAAVALSGVITPMLLGFLLMNSVFGSGRSVSLFVGAALVATSVGVTARVLADLGLIREIESRVILGAAVIDDVLGLLILAVVSGTAQGGLSAVKVVVLIAEAAFFLVFLATVGTRLMRRHGSLIDRVRLADGPFAVGVIICLGLAALAGTIGLAAIVGAFLAGMVLAETREQFALEERIRPLTNFLAPFFFVLTGTAVDVRSLGNPRVIGIGGAVLAVAIAAKLIPCGLAALKLGRRSALIVGTGMVPRGEVGIIVAAIGLRAGALPDDVYSIIVAMSILTTLIVPPALRVLFKDRLVPQAPTIGEITDEHVPAGPPPEDR
- a CDS encoding TIGR03619 family F420-dependent LLM class oxidoreductase — protein: MKVGVALPHYGRDVSLARVTEIAVECERLGFDSVWISDHLVFDLAKYGGTPEPIGSLEALSTLSVLAEATHRVRLGTLVLCNEFRHPALVAKQAAVIDRASGGRLELGIGAGWYEPEFAMFGFALPRPAVRLARLEEAIQVIRGLLSGRPFTFEGRHYRVTDAVALPAPEGPVPIWVGGKGDRTIGIAARLADGWNGAWFQEVDAYMERASKLGDADVLRSVAQYARGSAQEMTDRLAPFAELGVDHAIVSFSSVPFGLDDPDDIARFAQDVLPHVRG
- a CDS encoding amidohydrolase family protein yields the protein MARIWCGRLLTPDTILSPAVVETSDGLIREVREPEPGERHDLRLEGTVLPAYVDLQVNGMGSHSVADADPRALGAISEALLAAGVTAWLPTIVTCPEPDRIAALDAVAEARTARGRGARILGAHLEGPWISPARAGAHRVGWVCEPVAEVVERSLTRHEGLVRLVTFAPEVAGASDLLGEVLRAGAVASLGHTNADHAQASAAIAAGARMATHLFNAMRPPHHRDPGIVGAVLDDALVTASLICDGVHLHDVMVRLAFRAKGWERMALVSDAVATRPDGTLRADALAGSRSTLGEGVSNAVRAWVPLEQAAAAASLVPSRLLGVARGRAQPGSAADLVMVDDAARPVATVMDGALAWER
- a CDS encoding Mrp/NBP35 family ATP-binding protein, whose translation is MAVPGGPMAGAPQRSFDQLDRVAVVGICSGKGGVGKSTTTTNLAAALASRGHKVGVLDADIWGFSIPRMFGLRGQRPEPFEDRIAPLERDGVKVISIGFFLEREEESVVWRGPMLHKAIEQFLGDVHWGDIEYLLIDLPPGTGDISISLVTFVPEMGAVVVTTPQPVAQKVAERAGNMFTEKARLKVLGVVENMSGDVFGHGGGQELADTFGVPLLASVPLDPALRQASDEGTPFVWAQPDHPISQQFLSAADHLARFRPRRRLQISPR
- the tatA gene encoding twin-arginine translocase TatA/TatE family subunit is translated as MGRIGPTELLIVLVIILVLFGAGRLPKLARSMREARDEFEKGRDEDRAATNGEKP
- a CDS encoding CoA-transferase gives rise to the protein MPTDPMERLARLSDRATHIARGPVKATTLSGAIRRHVKPGSHVHLTSGLNRPQASVYEVLRAFRGRRMRLTLSCMSLAGPYVLLVTEGLVSKAICAFHGDTLPTPGPNPMLQQAYAEGRFELSSWSILSFTQRLLAGALQLPWMPTNSLAGSSLVHDPDVLTAGAAVAYRGEGPGPESDGVTAVRALVPDVALVHAPAADRYGNVLLGAPFGDHCLGAWAATQGAIVTVERIVDPEVVAAHSSQMRLPAEIVLAVCEAPFGAHPGPLFAGGVSDVVEPYAEDVEFVTAFRKACRDPQAIDEWQHTWVDDGHAAYLSALGTDRLARLRGRAQLGSWRDDILTSGSVFRADEARDTERAVIAGARVLCERVRERGLETVLAGVGLSNLSAWLARTKLAADGIPVQLMVELGMYGYVPAPGDPLLVSNRAAATATGLGGVMDILGLGLARTASAGIIGAGQVDRHGHVNSSRTASGKLLVGSGGSNDVASLCRDVVVVCTQSRQRFVRDVAYVTAPGSRVGSVATQHGVLTKDPSSGELVLTHVWGPVKEGVREATANCGWELRAARRVERLAEPTRTELELVRGWDPSELYLG